A single window of Vibrio stylophorae DNA harbors:
- the tnpA gene encoding IS200/IS605 family transposase translates to MGDYRSSSHVYWRCKYHIVWTPKYRFKILKGNVGKELYRSIYILCNMKDCEVLELNVQEDHVHLVAIVPPKVSISTLMGILKGRSAIRLFNKFPHIRKKLWGNHFWSRGYFVDTVGVNEEIIRRYVRHQDKKELEYEKQLELLRD, encoded by the coding sequence ATGGGCGATTACAGAAGTTCATCACATGTGTACTGGCGTTGTAAATATCATATCGTATGGACACCAAAGTACCGTTTTAAGATTTTGAAGGGCAATGTAGGTAAGGAGCTTTATAGGTCGATTTACATTCTCTGCAACATGAAAGATTGCGAAGTTTTAGAGCTAAATGTGCAAGAAGACCACGTGCATTTAGTCGCAATCGTCCCACCGAAAGTATCCATATCGACGTTAATGGGCATCCTGAAGGGAAGAAGTGCAATTAGGCTTTTCAATAAATTTCCTCATATAAGGAAAAAGCTCTGGGGTAATCATTTTTGGTCTAGAGGTTACTTCGTAGATACGGTAGGTGTGAACGAAGAAATAATTAGACGGTATGTGAGACATCAAGATAAGAAAGAGCTGGAGTATGAGAAACAGCTTGAGTTGTTGAGAGATTAG
- a CDS encoding permease has translation MFDLIQTHHDAIVDTLKLFAFLAIELSALFLLISFAVAALQRKIPPKKIEAILSSRNGRGYFIAALLGAITPFCSCSTIPFLKGLLRARASMGSVLVFLFASPLLNPIIIALFAATLGLKVTVFYFVIAMGVSIAAGFILEKLGFERFVKPEVYAPVQSCCASTCGSSKDGSTKAAPVSVWRSLWQSTWQDFVKVAPYLLLGISIGALIYGFLPTEWIASVASDNNPFAIPVAAIIGIPLYIRAEAVIPLSAALVSKGMGLGTVMALIIGSAGASLTEVILLKSLFKTQLIVAFVTVILAMAMLAGWLYPVLF, from the coding sequence ATGTTCGATTTGATTCAAACCCATCACGACGCCATCGTCGATACCCTCAAGCTTTTCGCGTTCTTAGCTATTGAGCTCAGCGCCCTCTTTTTACTGATTAGCTTTGCGGTTGCAGCGCTACAACGCAAAATTCCACCCAAGAAGATTGAGGCTATCCTCAGCAGTCGCAATGGTCGCGGCTATTTCATTGCCGCATTACTTGGCGCAATCACGCCTTTTTGCTCTTGCTCTACCATTCCATTTTTAAAAGGGTTGCTGCGCGCCCGTGCAAGCATGGGGAGTGTTTTGGTGTTCCTCTTTGCCAGCCCCTTGCTCAACCCCATCATTATTGCGCTCTTTGCTGCCACACTTGGCTTAAAAGTCACGGTATTTTACTTCGTGATTGCCATGGGTGTATCCATTGCCGCTGGCTTTATTTTGGAAAAATTGGGCTTTGAGCGTTTTGTTAAACCAGAAGTCTATGCACCAGTACAAAGCTGCTGCGCGAGCACTTGTGGTAGTTCTAAAGATGGCAGCACAAAAGCTGCGCCCGTATCGGTATGGCGCAGCTTATGGCAAAGCACTTGGCAAGATTTTGTTAAAGTCGCCCCCTACCTTCTTTTGGGCATTAGTATTGGCGCGCTGATCTATGGCTTTTTACCTACAGAGTGGATCGCATCGGTCGCTAGCGACAACAACCCATTTGCCATACCGGTTGCTGCCATTATCGGTATTCCACTTTATATTCGCGCCGAAGCAGTGATTCCACTAAGCGCTGCCTTGGTCAGCAAAGGCATGGGACTTGGTACCGTGATGGCATTGATTATCGGCAGCGCAGGCGCCAGCCTCACTGAAGTGATTTTGCTAAAATCTCTATTTAAAACTCAGCTGATTGTCGCCTTTGTCACCGTGATCCTTGCCATGGCCATGCTCGCCGGCTGGCTCTACCCCGTGCTGTTTTAA
- a CDS encoding ArsR/SmtB family transcription factor, which yields MELEFVTKALKELGHETRLRLYKCIVRAGHQGIAVGQLQESLAIPGSTLSHHIASLVAADLVHQRREGRTLYCVAQYDTLTGVIDYLQQECCADECED from the coding sequence ATGGAGCTAGAGTTTGTAACCAAAGCCCTAAAAGAGTTGGGCCATGAAACACGGTTGCGATTGTATAAATGCATTGTGCGCGCGGGCCATCAGGGTATTGCGGTAGGGCAATTGCAAGAGTCGCTGGCGATCCCAGGCTCAACATTGTCGCATCATATCGCCAGTTTAGTTGCGGCAGATTTGGTTCATCAGCGCCGCGAAGGGCGGACACTTTACTGTGTCGCGCAATACGACACGCTTACGGGTGTGATTGATTACTTGCAGCAAGAATGCTGCGCAGATGAGTGCGAAGATTAA
- the arfB gene encoding alternative ribosome rescue aminoacyl-tRNA hydrolase ArfB, translating into MLAISRTIQIADDEIELTAIRASGNGGQNVNKVSSAIHLRFDIQASNLPVLYKARLLALSDSRITQDGVVIIKAQSHRTQLKNKEEALSRLRELIESVLVTPKKRKPTKIPKSVHRKRLDNKKKQGEKKNLRGKLNY; encoded by the coding sequence ATGCTAGCCATTTCAAGAACGATCCAAATTGCTGATGATGAAATTGAACTCACAGCCATTCGCGCCAGCGGCAATGGTGGACAAAACGTCAATAAAGTCTCAAGCGCTATTCATTTACGCTTTGATATTCAAGCTTCGAATTTACCTGTGCTTTATAAGGCGCGCTTGCTTGCCCTTTCTGACAGCCGTATTACCCAAGATGGCGTAGTGATCATCAAGGCACAAAGTCATCGCACCCAACTGAAAAACAAAGAGGAAGCGCTCAGCCGCCTCCGCGAGCTGATTGAAAGTGTATTGGTCACACCGAAGAAACGAAAGCCCACTAAGATTCCTAAAAGCGTGCACAGAAAGCGCCTCGACAATAAAAAGAAACAGGGCGAAAAGAAAAACCTGCGCGGTAAATTGAATTACTAA
- a CDS encoding dihydrodipicolinate synthase has protein sequence MTKRYLDCSASEIAELSGTDLLNSLRMSEGRIIVSESIGMLQPMLVSVSNAELAASQGADLLLLNMFDSQAPVINGLPNDIEPEQLLSILASYTGRAIGVNLEAVDPNFARTHDDFWQVSPGRLATGENAQKLYEMGARFITVTGNPGNGVSNEAITHSLRLIRQTMGDRMVLMAGKMHAAGILRQGSEKIITKADIRDFVESGVDVVLIPAPGTIQGISQSYAAELIDYAHELGVMVMTAIGTSQEGATPETIRQIALMSKMAGADLHHIGDTGAAMGIATPENIREYSIAIRGVRHTYARMARSVKR, from the coding sequence ATGACCAAACGATATTTAGATTGCAGTGCATCGGAAATTGCCGAGCTTTCAGGTACTGATTTACTCAATTCCCTACGCATGAGCGAAGGGCGCATTATTGTCAGTGAGAGTATTGGTATGTTACAGCCGATGTTAGTCAGCGTGAGCAATGCCGAACTGGCTGCTAGCCAAGGCGCCGATCTACTTTTGCTCAATATGTTTGATTCACAAGCCCCTGTGATCAATGGTTTGCCCAATGATATTGAGCCTGAGCAGCTATTATCGATACTTGCAAGCTATACGGGTCGCGCGATTGGCGTCAATTTAGAAGCAGTGGATCCAAATTTTGCACGGACCCATGATGATTTTTGGCAAGTCTCACCTGGGCGTTTAGCCACTGGCGAAAATGCGCAAAAACTCTATGAGATGGGCGCGCGTTTTATTACGGTTACCGGTAACCCAGGCAACGGTGTGAGCAATGAGGCGATTACCCATAGTTTGCGTTTAATTCGCCAAACCATGGGCGATCGCATGGTGCTTATGGCTGGCAAGATGCATGCGGCTGGTATTTTGCGACAGGGCAGTGAGAAAATTATCACCAAAGCAGATATTCGAGATTTTGTTGAAAGCGGTGTAGATGTAGTACTCATCCCTGCGCCCGGTACCATTCAGGGCATCTCGCAAAGCTATGCCGCTGAGCTCATCGATTATGCCCATGAGCTAGGTGTCATGGTGATGACTGCCATTGGCACCTCGCAAGAAGGCGCAACGCCTGAAACCATTCGCCAAATTGCTTTAATGAGTAAAATGGCTGGCGCTGATTTGCATCATATTGGTGATACTGGCGCTGCTATGGGGATCGCAACGCCTGAAAATATTCGCGAATATAGCATTGCCATTCGCGGCGTGCGCCATACCTATGCACGTATGGCGCGTTCAGTGAAACGTTAA